In Papio anubis isolate 15944 chromosome 20, Panubis1.0, whole genome shotgun sequence, a single window of DNA contains:
- the DMAC2 gene encoding distal membrane-arm assembly complex protein 2 isoform X6 — protein MAASWLSLRLVAPMWNGTRGIHRLGGAVVPEGNQKKERTMLQFLTDHFYDVEALRGYLLQREMCKVHLKNRFRDKEWIRPDKYGHFSPEFWNFREVPVEAVDASDCEINYEGLDNLLLLKELQSLSLQRCPHVDDWCLSRLYPLADSLQELSLAGCPRVSERGLACLHHLQNLRRLDISDLPAVSNPGLTQILVEEMLPNCQVVGVDWAEGLKLGPEEQPQDTASPVPA, from the exons ATGGCGGCTTCCTGGCTG tcCCTGCGCCTGGTGGCCCCCATGTGGAATGGGACCCGGGGCATCCATCGCCTGGGTGGGGCAGTGGTCCCAGAGGGCAATCAGAAGAAGGAAAGGACGATGCTCCAGTTCCTGACCGACCATTTCTACGATGTGGAGGCTCTGAGGGGTTACTTGCTCCAAAGGGAGATGTGCAAGGTGCATCTGAAAAATCG GTTTCGAGACAAGGAGTGGATCAGGCCCGataagtatggccatttttctcCAGAGTTCTGGAATTTCCGGGAAGTGCCTGTCGAAGCTGTGGATGCCAGTGACTGTGAAATCAACTACGAGGGCCTGGACAACCTCC TCCTCCTGAAGGAGCTCCAGTCCTTGTCGCTGCAGCGCTGCCCCCACGTGGACGACTGGTGTCTCAGCCGCCTCTACCCACTGGCCGACTCGTTGCAGGAGCTCTCGCTGGCCGGTTGTCCCCGCGTCTCCGAACGGGGCCTTGCCTGCCTCCACCACCTCCA GAACCTCCGCAGGCTGGACATCTCGGACCTCCCTGCCGTGTCCAACCCAGGCCTCACTCAGATCTTGGTGGAGGAGATGCTGCCCAATTGCCAGGTTGTGGGGGTCGACTGGGCTGAGGGCCTGAAGTTGGGGCCAGAGGAGCAGCCTCAGGATACAGCCAGCCCTGTCCCTGCCTAG
- the DMAC2 gene encoding distal membrane-arm assembly complex protein 2 isoform X4, with protein MAASWLSLRLVAPMWNGTRGIHRLGGAVVPEGNQKKERTMLQFLTDHFYDVEALRGYLLQREMCKVHLKNRSFTWLEEQHGPYSAGAFFILKQGGAVKFRDKEWIRPDKYGHFSPEFWNFREVPVEAVDASDCEINYEGLDNLLLLKELQSLSLQRCPHVDDWCLSRLYPLADSLQELSLAGCPRVSERGLACLHHLQNLRRLDISDLPAVSNPGLTQILVEEMLPNCQVVGVDWAEGLKLGPEEQPQDTASPVPA; from the exons ATGGCGGCTTCCTGGCTG tcCCTGCGCCTGGTGGCCCCCATGTGGAATGGGACCCGGGGCATCCATCGCCTGGGTGGGGCAGTGGTCCCAGAGGGCAATCAGAAGAAGGAAAGGACGATGCTCCAGTTCCTGACCGACCATTTCTACGATGTGGAGGCTCTGAGGGGTTACTTGCTCCAAAGGGAGATGTGCAAGGTGCATCTGAAAAATCG ATCCTTCACCTGGCTGGAGGAGCAACATGGTCCATACAGTGCAGGTGCCTTTTTCATCCTGAAGCAAGGAGGCGCAGTCAA GTTTCGAGACAAGGAGTGGATCAGGCCCGataagtatggccatttttctcCAGAGTTCTGGAATTTCCGGGAAGTGCCTGTCGAAGCTGTGGATGCCAGTGACTGTGAAATCAACTACGAGGGCCTGGACAACCTCC TCCTCCTGAAGGAGCTCCAGTCCTTGTCGCTGCAGCGCTGCCCCCACGTGGACGACTGGTGTCTCAGCCGCCTCTACCCACTGGCCGACTCGTTGCAGGAGCTCTCGCTGGCCGGTTGTCCCCGCGTCTCCGAACGGGGCCTTGCCTGCCTCCACCACCTCCA GAACCTCCGCAGGCTGGACATCTCGGACCTCCCTGCCGTGTCCAACCCAGGCCTCACTCAGATCTTGGTGGAGGAGATGCTGCCCAATTGCCAGGTTGTGGGGGTCGACTGGGCTGAGGGCCTGAAGTTGGGGCCAGAGGAGCAGCCTCAGGATACAGCCAGCCCTGTCCCTGCCTAG
- the DMAC2 gene encoding distal membrane-arm assembly complex protein 2 isoform X7: MWDLVLGDRRINSLRLVAPMWNGTRGIHRLGGAVVPEGNQKKERTMLQFLTDHFYDVEALRGYLLQREMCKVHLKNRSFTWLEEQHGPYSAGAFFILKQGGAVKFRDKEWIRPDKYGHFSPEFWNFREVPVEAVDASDCEINYEGLDNLRTSAGWTSRTSLPCPTQASLRSWWRRCCPIARLWGSTGLRA, from the exons ATGTGGGATTTGGTCCTAGGAGACCGAAGGATAAAT tcCCTGCGCCTGGTGGCCCCCATGTGGAATGGGACCCGGGGCATCCATCGCCTGGGTGGGGCAGTGGTCCCAGAGGGCAATCAGAAGAAGGAAAGGACGATGCTCCAGTTCCTGACCGACCATTTCTACGATGTGGAGGCTCTGAGGGGTTACTTGCTCCAAAGGGAGATGTGCAAGGTGCATCTGAAAAATCG ATCCTTCACCTGGCTGGAGGAGCAACATGGTCCATACAGTGCAGGTGCCTTTTTCATCCTGAAGCAAGGAGGCGCAGTCAA GTTTCGAGACAAGGAGTGGATCAGGCCCGataagtatggccatttttctcCAGAGTTCTGGAATTTCCGGGAAGTGCCTGTCGAAGCTGTGGATGCCAGTGACTGTGAAATCAACTACGAGGGCCTGGACAACCTCC GAACCTCCGCAGGCTGGACATCTCGGACCTCCCTGCCGTGTCCAACCCAGGCCTCACTCAGATCTTGGTGGAGGAGATGCTGCCCAATTGCCAGGTTGTGGGGGTCGACTGGGCTGAGGGCCTGA
- the DMAC2 gene encoding distal membrane-arm assembly complex protein 2 isoform X8: protein MWDLVLGDRRINSLRLVAPMWNGTRGIHRLGGAVVPEGNQKKERTMLQFLTDHFYDVEALRGYLLQREMCKVHLKNRFRDKEWIRPDKYGHFSPEFWNFREVPVEAVDASDCEINYEGLDNLRTSAGWTSRTSLPCPTQASLRSWWRRCCPIARLWGSTGLRA from the exons ATGTGGGATTTGGTCCTAGGAGACCGAAGGATAAAT tcCCTGCGCCTGGTGGCCCCCATGTGGAATGGGACCCGGGGCATCCATCGCCTGGGTGGGGCAGTGGTCCCAGAGGGCAATCAGAAGAAGGAAAGGACGATGCTCCAGTTCCTGACCGACCATTTCTACGATGTGGAGGCTCTGAGGGGTTACTTGCTCCAAAGGGAGATGTGCAAGGTGCATCTGAAAAATCG GTTTCGAGACAAGGAGTGGATCAGGCCCGataagtatggccatttttctcCAGAGTTCTGGAATTTCCGGGAAGTGCCTGTCGAAGCTGTGGATGCCAGTGACTGTGAAATCAACTACGAGGGCCTGGACAACCTCC GAACCTCCGCAGGCTGGACATCTCGGACCTCCCTGCCGTGTCCAACCCAGGCCTCACTCAGATCTTGGTGGAGGAGATGCTGCCCAATTGCCAGGTTGTGGGGGTCGACTGGGCTGAGGGCCTGA
- the DMAC2 gene encoding distal membrane-arm assembly complex protein 2 isoform X3 has product MWDLVLGDRRINSLRLVAPMWNGTRGIHRLGGAVVPEGNQKKERTMLQFLTDHFYDVEALRGYLLQREMCKVHLKNRSFTWLEEQHGPYSAGAFFILKQGGAVKFRDKEWIRPDKYGHFSPEFWNFREVPVEAVDASDCEINYEGLDNLLLLKELQSLSLQRCPHVDDWCLSRLYPLADSLQELSLAGCPRVSERGLACLHHLQNLRRLDISDLPAVSNPGLTQILVEEMLPNCQVVGVDWAEGLKLGPEEQPQDTASPVPA; this is encoded by the exons ATGTGGGATTTGGTCCTAGGAGACCGAAGGATAAAT tcCCTGCGCCTGGTGGCCCCCATGTGGAATGGGACCCGGGGCATCCATCGCCTGGGTGGGGCAGTGGTCCCAGAGGGCAATCAGAAGAAGGAAAGGACGATGCTCCAGTTCCTGACCGACCATTTCTACGATGTGGAGGCTCTGAGGGGTTACTTGCTCCAAAGGGAGATGTGCAAGGTGCATCTGAAAAATCG ATCCTTCACCTGGCTGGAGGAGCAACATGGTCCATACAGTGCAGGTGCCTTTTTCATCCTGAAGCAAGGAGGCGCAGTCAA GTTTCGAGACAAGGAGTGGATCAGGCCCGataagtatggccatttttctcCAGAGTTCTGGAATTTCCGGGAAGTGCCTGTCGAAGCTGTGGATGCCAGTGACTGTGAAATCAACTACGAGGGCCTGGACAACCTCC TCCTCCTGAAGGAGCTCCAGTCCTTGTCGCTGCAGCGCTGCCCCCACGTGGACGACTGGTGTCTCAGCCGCCTCTACCCACTGGCCGACTCGTTGCAGGAGCTCTCGCTGGCCGGTTGTCCCCGCGTCTCCGAACGGGGCCTTGCCTGCCTCCACCACCTCCA GAACCTCCGCAGGCTGGACATCTCGGACCTCCCTGCCGTGTCCAACCCAGGCCTCACTCAGATCTTGGTGGAGGAGATGCTGCCCAATTGCCAGGTTGTGGGGGTCGACTGGGCTGAGGGCCTGAAGTTGGGGCCAGAGGAGCAGCCTCAGGATACAGCCAGCCCTGTCCCTGCCTAG
- the DMAC2 gene encoding distal membrane-arm assembly complex protein 2 isoform X5, translating to MWDLVLGDRRINSLRLVAPMWNGTRGIHRLGGAVVPEGNQKKERTMLQFLTDHFYDVEALRGYLLQREMCKVHLKNRFRDKEWIRPDKYGHFSPEFWNFREVPVEAVDASDCEINYEGLDNLLLLKELQSLSLQRCPHVDDWCLSRLYPLADSLQELSLAGCPRVSERGLACLHHLQNLRRLDISDLPAVSNPGLTQILVEEMLPNCQVVGVDWAEGLKLGPEEQPQDTASPVPA from the exons ATGTGGGATTTGGTCCTAGGAGACCGAAGGATAAAT tcCCTGCGCCTGGTGGCCCCCATGTGGAATGGGACCCGGGGCATCCATCGCCTGGGTGGGGCAGTGGTCCCAGAGGGCAATCAGAAGAAGGAAAGGACGATGCTCCAGTTCCTGACCGACCATTTCTACGATGTGGAGGCTCTGAGGGGTTACTTGCTCCAAAGGGAGATGTGCAAGGTGCATCTGAAAAATCG GTTTCGAGACAAGGAGTGGATCAGGCCCGataagtatggccatttttctcCAGAGTTCTGGAATTTCCGGGAAGTGCCTGTCGAAGCTGTGGATGCCAGTGACTGTGAAATCAACTACGAGGGCCTGGACAACCTCC TCCTCCTGAAGGAGCTCCAGTCCTTGTCGCTGCAGCGCTGCCCCCACGTGGACGACTGGTGTCTCAGCCGCCTCTACCCACTGGCCGACTCGTTGCAGGAGCTCTCGCTGGCCGGTTGTCCCCGCGTCTCCGAACGGGGCCTTGCCTGCCTCCACCACCTCCA GAACCTCCGCAGGCTGGACATCTCGGACCTCCCTGCCGTGTCCAACCCAGGCCTCACTCAGATCTTGGTGGAGGAGATGCTGCCCAATTGCCAGGTTGTGGGGGTCGACTGGGCTGAGGGCCTGAAGTTGGGGCCAGAGGAGCAGCCTCAGGATACAGCCAGCCCTGTCCCTGCCTAG
- the B3GNT8 gene encoding UDP-GlcNAc:betaGal beta-1,3-N-acetylglucosaminyltransferase 8, with product MRCPKCLLCLSALLTLLGLKVYIEWTSESRLSKAYPSPRGTPPGPTPANPEPTLPANLSARLGQTGPLPFAYWNQQQWRLGSLPSGDSTETGGCQAWGAAAAAEIPDFTSYPKDLRRFLLSAACRSFPQWLPGGGGGQVSSCSDTDVPYLLLAVKSEPGRFAERQAVRETWGSPAPGIRLLFLLGSPVGEAGPDLDSLVAWESRRYSDLLLWDFLDVPFNQTLKDLLLLAWLGRHCPAVSFVLRAQDDAFVHTPALLAHLRALPPASARNLYLGEVFTQAMPLRKPGGPFYVPESFFKGGYPAYASGGGYVIAGRLAPWLLRAAARVAPFPIEDVYTGLCIRALGLVPQAHPGFLTAWPADRTADHCAFRNLLLVRPLGPQASIRLWKQLQDPRLQC from the coding sequence ATGCGCTGCCCCAAGTGCCTTCTCTGCCTGTCAGCACTGCTCACACTCCTGGGCCTCAAAGTGTACATCGAGTGGACATCCGAGTCCCGGCTCAGCAAGGCCTACCCCAGCCCTCGGGGCACCCCGCCAGGCCCCACACCAGCCAATCCTGAGCCCACCCTACCTGCCAACCTCTCCGCCCGCCTAGGCCAGACTGGCCCGCTGCCCTTCGCTTACTGGAACCAGCAGCAGTGGCGGCTGGGGTCCCTGCCCAGTGGGGACAGCACTGAAACGGGGGGCTGCCAGGCTTGGGGGGCAGCCGCTGCCGCCGAGATCCCTGACTTCACCTCCTACCCCAAGGACCTCCGCCGTTTCCTGCTGTCAGCAGCCTGCCGGAGCTTCCCACAGTGGCTGCCTGGAGGTGGTGGCGGCCAAGTCTCCAGCTGCTCGGATACTGATGTCCCCTACCTGCTGTTGGCCGTCAAGTCAGAACCAGGGCGCTTTGCAGAACGACAGGCCGTGAGGGAGACGTGGGGCAGTCCAGCTCCAGGGATCCGGCTGCTCTTCCTGCTAGGGTCTCCGGTGGGTGAGGCAGGGCCTGACCTAGACTCACTAGTGGCCTGGGAGAGCCGTCGCTACAGTGACCTGCTGCTCTGGGACTTCCTCGACGTCCCATTCAACCAGACGCTCAAAGACCTGCTGCTGCTGGCCTGGCTGGGCCGCCACTGCCCCGCCGTGAGTTTTGTCTTGCGAGCCCAGGATGATGCCTTTGTGCACACCCCTGCCCTGCTGGCTCACCTGCGGGCCctgccacctgcctcggcccgaAACCTCTACCTGGGTGAGGTCTTTACGCAGGCCATGCCTCTCCGGAAGCCAGGAGGACCCTTTTACGTGCCCGAGTCCTTCTTCAAAGGTGGCTACCCAGCCTATGCAAGCGGGGGTGGCTACGTCATTGCCGGGCGCCTGGCACCCTGGCTACTGCGGGCGGCAGCCCGTGTGGCACCCTTCCCCATTGAGGACGTCTACACTGGCCTTTGCATCCGAGCCCTGGGCCTGGTGCCCCAGGCCCACCCAGGCTTCCtcacagcctggccagcagaCCGCACTGCGGACCACTGCGCTTTCCGCAACCTGCTGCTAGTACGGCCCCTGGGCCCTCAGGCCAGCATTCGGCTCTGGAAGCAACTGCAAGACCCAAGGCTCCAGTGCTGA
- the BCKDHA gene encoding 2-oxoisovalerate dehydrogenase subunit alpha, mitochondrial, which translates to MAVAIAAARVWWPNRGLSQAALLLLWRPGARGLARSHPHRQQQQFSSLDDKPQFPGASAEFIDKLEFIQPNVISGIPIYRVMDRQGQIINPSEDPHLPKEKVLKLYKSMTLLNTMDRILYESQRQGRISFYMTNYGEEGTHVGSAAALDNTDLVFGQYREAGVLMYRDYPLELFMAQCYGNISDLGKGRQMPVHYGCKERHFVTISSPLATQIPQAVGAAYAAKRANANRVVICYFGEGAASEGDAHAGFNFAATLECPIIFFCRNNGYAISTPTSEQYRGDGIAARGPGYGIMSIRVDGNDVFAVYNATKEARRRAVAENQPFLIEAMTYRIGHHSTSDDSSAYRSVDEVNYWDKQDHPISRLRHYLLSQGWWDEEQEKAWRKQSRKKVMEAFEQAERKPKPNPNLLFSDVYQEMPAQLRKQQESLARHLQTYGEHYPLEHFDK; encoded by the exons CACCCGcacaggcagcagcagcagttcTCATCTCTGGATGACAAGCCCCAGTTCCCAGGGGCCTCGGCTGAGTTTATAGACAAGTTGGAATTCATCCAGCCCAATGTTATCTCTGGAATCCCCATCTACCGTGTCATGGACCGGCAAGGCCAGATCATCAACCCCAGCGAGGACCCCCAT CTGCCAAAGGAGAAGGTGCTGAAGCTCTACAAGAGCATGACACTGCTTAACACCATGGACCGCATCCTCTATGAGTCTCAGCGGCAG ggcCGGATCTCCTTCTACATGACCAACTATGGCGAGGAGGGCACGCACGTGGGGAGTGCCGCCGCCCTGGACAACACAGACCTGGTGTTTGGCCAGTACCGGGAGGCAG GTGTGCTGATGTATCGCGACTACCCCCTGGAACTATTCATGGCCCAGTGCTATGGCAACATCAGTGACTTGGGCAAGGGGCGCCAGATGCCTGTCCACTACGGCTGCAAGGAACGCCACTTCGTCACTATCTCCTCTCCACTGGCCACACAGATCCCTCAGG CGGTGGGGGCAGCCTACGCAGCCAAGCGGGCCAATGCCAACAGGGTCGTCATCTGTTACTTCGGTGAGGGGGCAGCCAGCGAGGGGGATGCCCACGCCGGCTTCAACTTCGCGGCCACACTTGAGTGCCCCATCATCTTCTTCTGCCGGAACAATGGCTACGCCATCTCCACGCCCACCTCCGAGCAGTATCGCGGCGATGGCATCG cGGCACGAGGCCCCGGGTATGGCATCATGTCAATCCGTGTGGATGGTAATGATGTGTTTGCTGTGTACAACGCCACAAAGGAGGCCCGACGGCGCGCTGTGGCAGAGAACCAGCCCTTCCTCATCGAGGCCATGACCTACAG GATCGGGCACCACAGCACCAGTGACGACAGTTCGGCGTACCGCTCGGTGGACGAAGTCAATTACTGGGACAAGCAGGACCACCCCATCTCCCGGCTGCGGCACTACCTGCTGAGCCAAGGCTGGTGGGATGAGGAGCAGGAGAAGGCCTGGAGGAAGCAGTCCCGCAAGAAG GTGATGGAGGCCTTTGAGCAGGCAGAGCGGAAGCCCAAACCCAACCCCAACCTGCTCTTCTCAGATGTGTATCAGGAGATGCCCGCCCAGCTCCGCAAGCAGCAGGAGTCCCTGGCCCGCCACCTGCAGACCTACGGGGAGCACTACCCACTGGAGCACTTTGATAAGTGA